The genomic interval GGCGGGCCGCTTGCCGCCGGTGTCCGGGCCGACCGGGTGGCGGGCGAAGGAGCGGTCCCAGTCGCCCTCGCCCATCACCAGCAGCGGATCGAACATCACGACGACCCCGGCCAGCAGCAGGAAGATCGCCGGTCCCAACAGCATGGGCAGCAGAATGGAGTTGGCGGAGTCGCCCGTCCACGCCCCGCCGGTGCCGTGCAGATGGACGCTCACGGCGGCCATGCCCGTGTAGTGCATCCCGGACACGGCCACGCCCATCACCAGGCTGGCGCCCAGGCTCGCCAGGAAGCCCCGGATGGAGACGGCCGCCCACAGGGCCGCCGTGGCGGCGACGATCGCGATCACCACGGAGAGCGCGACCGTGCTGGTCCGGTACTCGATGTCGCCGTTCAACTTCAGGGCCGCCATGCCCAGATAGTGCATGGCGGCGACTCCTAATCCGGTGATGACGCCGGCCGCGGAGAGCGTCCCAGCGGTCGCGCCGCGGTAGCCCACGGCGAACACGCCGATGCCGACCACGACGATCGCCACGGCCAGACTCAGCACCGTGAGGCCGACGTCGTAGCCGATCCGGGTCTCCTCGACCTGGAAGCCGATCATCGCGATGAAGTGCATCGTCCAGATGCCGCTGCCGATCGACGTCGCGCCGAGCGCGAGCCAACCCGCCTTCCATGACTGTCTGTTGTGCAGGGACCGCACCACACAGCGCAGCCCCAGAGCCCCTCCCAGGCAGGCCATCAGATAGGCCGCCACCGGGGTCACCGCACCGTAGCGGAACCCGTCGATCGTGCCTTGCATGAGCCAACTCCCCCCAGAGTTGTGGCTTCTTGTGGGGGGAGTATGTACGGATCGGGCCCGGGGCGCGCAAGGCTTTCACATCAGCAGTCGATTAACTCTGTGGTTTCCGGGGTGCACTTGGGTCGCATCGAGGTCGATACGGGGACAGAAGCGGTCAGGGCTGTTGCGGCTTCTCGCGGTCGATGAAGTCATTGGCCTTGTCCTGGGCCGTGTCGACCTGCTTGGCGTGCTTGCCGCCCGTGCGCTTGTCGACCATGTCTCCCGCCCGTTCCACGCCTTGCTTGGCCTGGTCGGGGTGTTGGCCCAGCATTCCCTTGACCTTGTCCATGAACGACATGGCTGTCCTCCTTCGGACGTGCGTTGGCCCTCCCAGCATCCCCCGGCTTCCGGTGGGGCGCATGTCGGGCACCGGCCGTGTGCTCAGGCCCGTACGAGAGGCTCGACCCCGTCGGTGTCGCGGGCCTCCCGGGTCCGGGACACGGCGAGCAGGAGTGCCTGGAGGACCGCCCCGGACAGGCCCACCCACAGGGCGAACCGATAGCCGACCCGGTCGGCGAGGAGGCCGCCCAGGGGTGCGCCGATCGCGACCGTGCCCCAGTTGAAGGAGCGGATCGTGGCGTTCATCCGTCCCCGCAGCCGCTCGGGCGTGACCGCCTGGCGGTAGCTCATCTCGACCGGGCTTTCGAGCGAGATGGCGCCGGAGACCACGAAGAAGGCCAGCGAGACGGAGACCAGGGCCCACGGTCCCCGGTGGGCGAGGACCAGGGGCAGCCAGCCGACGGCGGCGACGAGACGGCCCGCGATCAGGACGGCGGCGACGTCGAACCTCCGCGCCGCGCGTGCGGAGAACGCGCCGCCGATCACTCCGCCGAGGCCCGCGCAGGCGTACGTCACGCCCAGACCGAAGTCCCCGATCCTCAGGTCACGCAGTGCGAAGACCACGAAGACCGTGCTGACGACGGTGTTGAAGAGGAGCATCAGGTGCGAGGTCAGCGCGATGGAGGCCAGGGTCCGATGGCGGTAGACCCAGGCCACGCCCTCGCGCAGTTCGGTCACGAGACTGCGCCGGGCGCCTCGGTCGGGAACCGGGTCGTAGGCCCGCACCGAGGTGAGCAACAGGCCGGACACCAGATAGCTGACCGCGTCCAC from Streptomyces sp. NBC_01288 carries:
- a CDS encoding MFS transporter, which gives rise to MPRLVDVPGYVRFWTASAISSFGSQITGLALQILTAVTLSASATEVGLVSAARWAPYLLFGLVAGVLVDRCRRRPVMVAMDLGRAVLLGAIPLLYALDRLSIAALCACVFAFGVLCLFFDAANHSYVPQLVPKELLNAGYARVGQADAAAGSTGPLIAGVLIRVVGAPLAVLVDAVSYLVSGLLLTSVRAYDPVPDRGARRSLVTELREGVAWVYRHRTLASIALTSHLMLLFNTVVSTVFVVFALRDLRIGDFGLGVTYACAGLGGVIGGAFSARAARRFDVAAVLIAGRLVAAVGWLPLVLAHRGPWALVSVSLAFFVVSGAISLESPVEMSYRQAVTPERLRGRMNATIRSFNWGTVAIGAPLGGLLADRVGYRFALWVGLSGAVLQALLLAVSRTREARDTDGVEPLVRA
- a CDS encoding MHYT domain-containing protein, with translation MQGTIDGFRYGAVTPVAAYLMACLGGALGLRCVVRSLHNRQSWKAGWLALGATSIGSGIWTMHFIAMIGFQVEETRIGYDVGLTVLSLAVAIVVVGIGVFAVGYRGATAGTLSAAGVITGLGVAAMHYLGMAALKLNGDIEYRTSTVALSVVIAIVAATAALWAAVSIRGFLASLGASLVMGVAVSGMHYTGMAAVSVHLHGTGGAWTGDSANSILLPMLLGPAIFLLLAGVVVMFDPLLVMGEGDWDRSFARHPVGPDTGGKRPAQRPDSLFDTQDRPAAGRPGGYESPPAPPGSRRSRSRTTRRNPAAPAPGRPAPYGGPAIPSPPNPRGAHNTPAAPRRGRPDPYGTPPRPGEW
- a CDS encoding antitoxin, whose product is MSFMDKVKGMLGQHPDQAKQGVERAGDMVDKRTGGKHAKQVDTAQDKANDFIDREKPQQP